In the genome of Populus trichocarpa isolate Nisqually-1 chromosome 6, P.trichocarpa_v4.1, whole genome shotgun sequence, one region contains:
- the LOC7470733 gene encoding auxin-responsive protein IAA2 has product MEENTRCFNMTSEHKSQKASEEKKLELRLGPPGETFLGYKTNPTTNGAKRVLQHPVGAKTSEGNWFTDTNVKQCKKFSCYQEEAEKVFSSPWLSSSLHSSSFHREAKKELQKPKPSFLQCSKVEELQYPDKMACSTPASASFSVTTDGANSCHKRCALATVVGWPPIRSFRKNIASSSTSKMVSELPNKTSEEGSSLKPDSFRNDLFVKINMEGVPIGRKINLNAYDSYEKLSVAIDELFRGFLAAQRETCDPMGENKMDEAKENCSVSGSREYTLVYEDNEGDRILVGDVPWHMFVSTAKRLRVLKSTEKVSVGINKQEKTPPSCAVELGR; this is encoded by the exons ATGGAGGAAAATACTCGGTGTTTCAATATGACATCTGAGCATAAAAGCCAAAAGGCATCAGAGGAAAAAAAGCTGGAGTTGAGGCTCGGTCCTCCAGGAGAAACATTCCTTGGTTACAAGACCAATCCGACCACTAATGGAGCCAAAAGAGTACTTCAACACCCAGTTGGAGCAAAAACATCAGAGGGAAACTGGTTTACAGATACTAATGTAAAGCAATGCAAGAAGTTCTCATGTTATCAAGAAGAAGCTGAAAAGGTATTCTCTTCCCCATGGTTAAGTAGCTCTTTACATTCTTCATCGTTTCACAGGGAGGCCAAGAAGGAGTTACAGAAGCCCAAGCCATCATTTCTCCAGTGCTCTAAAGTTGAAGAGTTACAGTACCCAGATAAGATGGCATGTTCTACCCCTGCTAGTGCTTCATTTTCTGTCACCACAGATGGGGCCAACAGCTGTCATAAAAG ATGTGCACTTGCAACAGTAGTTGGGTGGCCTCCAATCCGGTCATTCAGGAAAAATATTGCAAGTAGCAGTACTTCAAAGATGGTATCTGAGTTACCAAATAAAACTTCAGAAGAAGGGAGCAGCTTAAAGCCTGACAGTTTCAGGAATGATTTGTTTGTAAAGATCAATATGGAAGGAGTCCctattggaagaaaaataaacctCAATGCCTATGACAGTTATGAGAAACTCTCTGTTGCCATAGATGAGCTCTTCAGAGGTTTTCTTGCAG CTCAAAGGGAAACTTGTGATCCTATGGGTGAAAACAAGATGGATGAAGCAAAGGAAAATTGTTCAGTTTCTGGTAGCAGGGAATATACTCTCGTTTATGAGGACAATGAAGGTGACAGGATTCTTGTTGGAGATGTTCCTTGGCA TATGTTTGTATCTACAGCGAAGAGACTGCGCGTACTGAAGAGCACTGAGAAAG TTTCAGTTGGTATCAATAAGCAAGAAAAGACTCCACCTAGTTGTGCAGTAGAACTTGGAAGATGA